A DNA window from Argopecten irradians isolate NY chromosome 10, Ai_NY, whole genome shotgun sequence contains the following coding sequences:
- the LOC138332707 gene encoding uncharacterized protein yields the protein MSSRSWLWKIVLEVLFSCVIVYAIIFGFKFRKRKHVSNSVFQPQLSNTDAEKMLRTLEMFDKLMTRNNITYILEGGTLIGSFRHHGPIPWDDDVDVMVNASDRSRLAELLPQMRPDFDFFTPVNYAWKFYDATSKVLPYKPFRWPYVDIFFWSNNQTHIYHEMHVRRSQFTAPIYNVLPPVRRKFAHLYLPVPCNLHIGLHSVNLEICESPRYSHKTEKYLPLSKFASVPCSDLGDRFGFVKHVQTTDGRWNESMVYRGMVLYSVITPKYC from the coding sequence ATGTCTTCAAGATCGTGGTTGTGGAAAATTGTTCTCGAAGTTCTCTTCAGTTGTGTAATTGTTTACGCTATCATTTTTGGATTCAAGTTTAGGAAAAGAAAGCATGTATCTAACAGCGTGTTCCAACCTCAGCTTTCTAATACGGATGCTGAAAAAATGTTAAGAACTCTGGAAATGTTCGATAAATtgatgaccagaaataatataaCTTACATACTGGAAGGAGGCACTCTGATTGGTTCATTTCGGCATCATGGACCCATTCCTTGGGATGACGACGTAGACGTCATGGTTAATGCCTCCGATAGGTCACGCTTGGCTGAACTCTTACCACAAATGAGACCTGATTTTGACTTTTTCACACCAGTTAACTATGCTTGGAAGTTTTACGACGCAACGTCCAAAGTTCTTCCTTACAAACCGTTCCGATGGCCTTATGTTGACATTTTCTTCTGGAGTAATAACCAAACTCATATCTATCATGAGATGCACGTCCGACGTTCTCAATTTACAGCACCTATTTACAACGTTTTACCACCCGTACGGCGAAAGTTTGCTCACCTTTATTTACCAGTGCCCTGCAACTTACATATAGGATTGCATTCTGTGAATTTGGAAATATGTGAATCTCCTAGGTATTCCCACAAAACTGAGAAGTATTTACCGCTAAGCAAGTTTGCTAGTGTTCCGTGTTCAGACCTTGGTGATAGGTTCGGGTTTGTTAAACACGTGCAGACGACAGATGGACGATGGAACGAGAGCATGGTCTATCGTGGAATGGTCTTGTATTCGGTTATCACTCCCAAATATTGTTGA